A genomic window from Vigna radiata var. radiata cultivar VC1973A chromosome 2, Vradiata_ver6, whole genome shotgun sequence includes:
- the LOC106779129 gene encoding WEB family protein At3g02930, chloroplastic-like isoform X1 codes for MASKSRPNLSENPSKGSMGTTRISKASKVVSKSESESQSPLQNSRLSVERSPRSVNSKPTIERKSPRPSATPPDKQPPRAAKGSELLQNQLNLAQEDLKKAKELLIQAEKEKLKAIDELKEAQRVAEEANDKLREALVAQKRAEENSEIERFRAVELEQAGIETVKKKEEEWKKEIESVRSQHALDMAALLSTTQELQRVKQELAMTCDAKNQALNHADDATKIAEIQAEKAEFLSAELLRLKALLDAKLETEAGENQVILKLKTEIEALNEELEKAKGYADKLSEKEAFIEQLNVELEASKMAESYSRSLLEEWHKKVEELEMRIEEANRLERSASESLESVMKQLEGSNDLLHEAESEVTTLKEKVGLLEMTIGRHRADVEDSERQLRTAKEESLEKSKEVESLKSEIEKVKEEKAQALNDEKLAASSVQTLLEEKNKLISELENSRDEEEKSKKAMESLASALHEVSAEAREAKENLLNIQAERESYEAQIEDLKLVLKATNEKYESMLDEARHEIDVLVCSIENSKSVFENSKVEWEQREHHLVSCIKKNEEEKVSLEKEIKRLLYLLKETEEEANINREEEAQLKENLKEVEAEAIQLQETLKEATAENMKLKENLLDKENELQSMFEENDELRMRESESMKKVEELSKLLEEATTINHTEENGDLTDSEKDYDLLPKVVEFSDENGHVGDDISKVELSENQEELKQNIPEESIDKAENIASPKPEEVESEKVKEEDERKEKEDSVEVEFKMWESCKIEKKEFSPEREAEPESFEDEVDSRVEEGGESFDKINGNTVTENIDEGLTENMEIQLKQQSKKKKKPLLGKFGSLLKKKGGANQK; via the exons ATGGCTTCAAAATCTAG ACCCAATCTATCTGAAAATCCCAGCAAAGGATCAATGGGAACTACTAGAATCAGTAAAGCTAGCAAAGTAGTGTCCAAATCAGAATCCGAGTCACAATCCCCCTTGCAAAATTCGCGACTTTCTGTGGAACGATCTCCGCGATCTGTTAATTCAAAGCCAACGATTGAACGCAAATCACCAAGACCTTCCGCCACCCCACCTGAT AAACAACCCCCTAGAGCTGCAAAGGGTTCAGAGTTGTTGCAGAACCAATTGAATCTTGCTCAAGAAGACCTAAAGAAAGCAAAGGAGCTGCTCATTCAGGCTGAGAAGGAGAAGCTAAAAGCAATTGATGAGTTGAAAGAAGCACAGAGGGTGGCTGAGGAAGCAAATGACAAACTCAGGGAAGCATTGGTGGCTCAAAAACGCGCCGAGGAAAATTCTGAGATTGAGAGGTTCCGAGCTGTGGAATTGGAGCAGGCCGGTATTGAAActgtgaagaagaaggaagaagaatggaagaaggaGATTGAAAGTGTAAGGAGCCAACATGCTTTGGACATGGCTGCTCTTCTCTCCACCACGCAGGAGCTTCAGCGGGTTAAACAAGAACTTGCCATGACTTGTGATGCAAAGAACCAGGCATTGAATCATGCCGATGATGCAACTAAAATTGCCGAGATTCAGGCAGAGAAAGCAGAGTTTTTATCAGCTGAATTGTTGCGATTGAAGGCCTTACTAGATGCAAAACTGGAAACGGAGGCTGGAGAAAATCAGGTTATATTGAAACTGAAAACCGAGATAGAGGCTCTCAATGAAGAACTTGAAAAAGCAAAGGGTTACGCTGATAAGTTGTCAGAGAAAGAAGCTTTTATTGAACAGCTTAATGTGGAGCTTGAAGCTTCTAAAATGGCGGAGTCTTATTCCCGTAGCCTGCTAGAGGAGTGGCATAAGAAGGTTGAGGAACTGgaaatgagaattgaagaagcaAACAGACTGGAGAGATCTGCATCAGAGTCTTTGGAATCTGTAATGAAACAGCTAGAAGGAAGCAATGATTTGTTGCATGAAGCAGAATCTGAAGTTACAACTCTTAAAGAGAAGGTGGGGTTATTAGAAATGACAATTGGGAGACACAGAGCTGATGTTGAGGATTCAGAACGTCAACTTCGTACAGCCAAGGAAGAAAGTCTTGAGAAGTCAAAGGAAGTTGAGTCTCTGAAATCTGAAATTGAGAAGGTTAAGGAAGAGAAAGCTCAAGCTTTGAACGATGAAAAACTTGCCGCTTCTAGTGTGCAGACCTtattagaagagaaaaacaaactTATCAGTGAGTTGGAAAATTCtagagatgaagaagaaaagagcaaaaaggCAATGGAAAGCTTAGCTTCTGCATTACATGAAGTATCTGCAGAAGCCAGAGAAGCCAAGGAAAATCTACTAAACATCCAAGCTGAACGCGAAAGCTATGAGGCTCAGattgaagatttgaagttaGTATTAAAAGCCACTAATGAAAAATATGAGTCCATGCTAGATGAGGCACGACATGAGATCGATGTTCTTGTATGTAGCATTGAAAATTCAAAGAGTGTCTTTGAGAACTCCAAGGTTGAGTGGGAGCAAAGAGAGCATCATCTTGTAAGCtgcataaagaaaaatgaagaagagaaggtATCTctggaaaaagaaataaaaagattgCTTTATTTGCTTAAAGAAACCGAGGAAGAAGCTAATATAAACAGGGAGGAAGAAGCCCAGTTGAAGGAAAATCTGAAGGAAGTTGAGGCTGAGGCAATTCAACTGCAGGAAACTCTTAAGGAAGCAACAGCTGAGAACATGAAATTGAAGGAGAATTTATTGGATAAAGAAAACGAGTTGCAGAGTATgtttgaagaaaatgatgaacttCGGATGAGGGAATCTGAATCAATGAAGAAGGTGGAGGAGTTATCTAAGTTGTTGGAAGAAGCTACAACCATAAACCACACTGAGGAAAACGGGGATCTTACAGACAGTGAGAAAGACTATGATTTGCTTCCTAAAGTAGTTGAATTTTCTGATGAGAATGGACATGTAGGAGATGACATTTCAAAGGTAGAGCTCTCAGAGAATCAGGAGGAACTCAAACAAAACATACCAGAAGAAAGCATAGACAAGGCTGAAAACATTGCATCTCCGAAACCTGAGGAAGTAGAGAGTGAAAAagtgaaggaagaagatgagaggaaagaaaaggaGGATTCAGTAGAAGTTGAATTTAAAATGTGGGAGAGCTGCAAGATAGAGAAAAAGGAGTTCTCTCCAGAGAGAGAAGCAGAGCCTGAATCATTTGAAGATGAAGTTGACTCAAGGGTAGAAGAAGGTGGTGAGAGTTTTGATAAGATAAATGGAAATACAGTGACAGAGAACATTGATGAAGGTTTGACAGAGAACATGGAAATTCAGTTAAAACAAcaatcaaagaagaagaaaaagccTTTACTTGGAAAGTTTGGAAGCCTGTTAAAGAAAAAGGGTGGTGCCAACCAGAAATAG
- the LOC106779129 gene encoding WEB family protein At3g02930, chloroplastic-like isoform X2 — MRPNLSENPSKGSMGTTRISKASKVVSKSESESQSPLQNSRLSVERSPRSVNSKPTIERKSPRPSATPPDKQPPRAAKGSELLQNQLNLAQEDLKKAKELLIQAEKEKLKAIDELKEAQRVAEEANDKLREALVAQKRAEENSEIERFRAVELEQAGIETVKKKEEEWKKEIESVRSQHALDMAALLSTTQELQRVKQELAMTCDAKNQALNHADDATKIAEIQAEKAEFLSAELLRLKALLDAKLETEAGENQVILKLKTEIEALNEELEKAKGYADKLSEKEAFIEQLNVELEASKMAESYSRSLLEEWHKKVEELEMRIEEANRLERSASESLESVMKQLEGSNDLLHEAESEVTTLKEKVGLLEMTIGRHRADVEDSERQLRTAKEESLEKSKEVESLKSEIEKVKEEKAQALNDEKLAASSVQTLLEEKNKLISELENSRDEEEKSKKAMESLASALHEVSAEAREAKENLLNIQAERESYEAQIEDLKLVLKATNEKYESMLDEARHEIDVLVCSIENSKSVFENSKVEWEQREHHLVSCIKKNEEEKVSLEKEIKRLLYLLKETEEEANINREEEAQLKENLKEVEAEAIQLQETLKEATAENMKLKENLLDKENELQSMFEENDELRMRESESMKKVEELSKLLEEATTINHTEENGDLTDSEKDYDLLPKVVEFSDENGHVGDDISKVELSENQEELKQNIPEESIDKAENIASPKPEEVESEKVKEEDERKEKEDSVEVEFKMWESCKIEKKEFSPEREAEPESFEDEVDSRVEEGGESFDKINGNTVTENIDEGLTENMEIQLKQQSKKKKKPLLGKFGSLLKKKGGANQK, encoded by the exons ATGAG ACCCAATCTATCTGAAAATCCCAGCAAAGGATCAATGGGAACTACTAGAATCAGTAAAGCTAGCAAAGTAGTGTCCAAATCAGAATCCGAGTCACAATCCCCCTTGCAAAATTCGCGACTTTCTGTGGAACGATCTCCGCGATCTGTTAATTCAAAGCCAACGATTGAACGCAAATCACCAAGACCTTCCGCCACCCCACCTGAT AAACAACCCCCTAGAGCTGCAAAGGGTTCAGAGTTGTTGCAGAACCAATTGAATCTTGCTCAAGAAGACCTAAAGAAAGCAAAGGAGCTGCTCATTCAGGCTGAGAAGGAGAAGCTAAAAGCAATTGATGAGTTGAAAGAAGCACAGAGGGTGGCTGAGGAAGCAAATGACAAACTCAGGGAAGCATTGGTGGCTCAAAAACGCGCCGAGGAAAATTCTGAGATTGAGAGGTTCCGAGCTGTGGAATTGGAGCAGGCCGGTATTGAAActgtgaagaagaaggaagaagaatggaagaaggaGATTGAAAGTGTAAGGAGCCAACATGCTTTGGACATGGCTGCTCTTCTCTCCACCACGCAGGAGCTTCAGCGGGTTAAACAAGAACTTGCCATGACTTGTGATGCAAAGAACCAGGCATTGAATCATGCCGATGATGCAACTAAAATTGCCGAGATTCAGGCAGAGAAAGCAGAGTTTTTATCAGCTGAATTGTTGCGATTGAAGGCCTTACTAGATGCAAAACTGGAAACGGAGGCTGGAGAAAATCAGGTTATATTGAAACTGAAAACCGAGATAGAGGCTCTCAATGAAGAACTTGAAAAAGCAAAGGGTTACGCTGATAAGTTGTCAGAGAAAGAAGCTTTTATTGAACAGCTTAATGTGGAGCTTGAAGCTTCTAAAATGGCGGAGTCTTATTCCCGTAGCCTGCTAGAGGAGTGGCATAAGAAGGTTGAGGAACTGgaaatgagaattgaagaagcaAACAGACTGGAGAGATCTGCATCAGAGTCTTTGGAATCTGTAATGAAACAGCTAGAAGGAAGCAATGATTTGTTGCATGAAGCAGAATCTGAAGTTACAACTCTTAAAGAGAAGGTGGGGTTATTAGAAATGACAATTGGGAGACACAGAGCTGATGTTGAGGATTCAGAACGTCAACTTCGTACAGCCAAGGAAGAAAGTCTTGAGAAGTCAAAGGAAGTTGAGTCTCTGAAATCTGAAATTGAGAAGGTTAAGGAAGAGAAAGCTCAAGCTTTGAACGATGAAAAACTTGCCGCTTCTAGTGTGCAGACCTtattagaagagaaaaacaaactTATCAGTGAGTTGGAAAATTCtagagatgaagaagaaaagagcaaaaaggCAATGGAAAGCTTAGCTTCTGCATTACATGAAGTATCTGCAGAAGCCAGAGAAGCCAAGGAAAATCTACTAAACATCCAAGCTGAACGCGAAAGCTATGAGGCTCAGattgaagatttgaagttaGTATTAAAAGCCACTAATGAAAAATATGAGTCCATGCTAGATGAGGCACGACATGAGATCGATGTTCTTGTATGTAGCATTGAAAATTCAAAGAGTGTCTTTGAGAACTCCAAGGTTGAGTGGGAGCAAAGAGAGCATCATCTTGTAAGCtgcataaagaaaaatgaagaagagaaggtATCTctggaaaaagaaataaaaagattgCTTTATTTGCTTAAAGAAACCGAGGAAGAAGCTAATATAAACAGGGAGGAAGAAGCCCAGTTGAAGGAAAATCTGAAGGAAGTTGAGGCTGAGGCAATTCAACTGCAGGAAACTCTTAAGGAAGCAACAGCTGAGAACATGAAATTGAAGGAGAATTTATTGGATAAAGAAAACGAGTTGCAGAGTATgtttgaagaaaatgatgaacttCGGATGAGGGAATCTGAATCAATGAAGAAGGTGGAGGAGTTATCTAAGTTGTTGGAAGAAGCTACAACCATAAACCACACTGAGGAAAACGGGGATCTTACAGACAGTGAGAAAGACTATGATTTGCTTCCTAAAGTAGTTGAATTTTCTGATGAGAATGGACATGTAGGAGATGACATTTCAAAGGTAGAGCTCTCAGAGAATCAGGAGGAACTCAAACAAAACATACCAGAAGAAAGCATAGACAAGGCTGAAAACATTGCATCTCCGAAACCTGAGGAAGTAGAGAGTGAAAAagtgaaggaagaagatgagaggaaagaaaaggaGGATTCAGTAGAAGTTGAATTTAAAATGTGGGAGAGCTGCAAGATAGAGAAAAAGGAGTTCTCTCCAGAGAGAGAAGCAGAGCCTGAATCATTTGAAGATGAAGTTGACTCAAGGGTAGAAGAAGGTGGTGAGAGTTTTGATAAGATAAATGGAAATACAGTGACAGAGAACATTGATGAAGGTTTGACAGAGAACATGGAAATTCAGTTAAAACAAcaatcaaagaagaagaaaaagccTTTACTTGGAAAGTTTGGAAGCCTGTTAAAGAAAAAGGGTGGTGCCAACCAGAAATAG
- the LOC106779550 gene encoding transcription factor MYB41-like, whose product MMGRAPCSDESGLKKGPWTPEEDNILVDYIQKHGHGSWRALPKLAGLNRCGKSCRLRWTNYLRPDIKRGKFSEEEQQLIINLHAVLGNKWSAIAGHLPGRTDNEIKNFWNTHLKKKLLQMGLDPVTHRPRSDHLNLLSSLQQLLTATNIFTNSLDINALRLQSDATELAKLQLLHNMLQVLVASPASNLDLLNPFGSSLPDEVLGLDQSKLQNLYNSSTGFLSQNQSNFFQSFEAPPQQQTLPTGYNHMNGGSNRSCMKSEKVDEQLDVPYSFSTALDSLPKLVSASPECSTGKHMENMVNPNEFSDPSSTSTTFEMWGDFMYEEVTDAYWKDLIDQDCNL is encoded by the exons ATGATGGGGAGAGCACCATGCAGTGATGAAAGTGGTTTGAAGAAGGGTCCTTGGACCCCAGAAGAGGATAATATATTGGTGGATTACATTCAGAAACATGGGCATGGAAGTTGGAGAGCACTTCCAAAACTTGCAGGATTGAACAGGTGTGGGAAAAGTTGTAGGCTAAGGTGGACAAACTATTTGAGACCTGATATCAAAAGAGGAAAGTTCTCTGAGGAAGAACAGCAACTCATCATCAATTTACATGCAGTTCTTGGCAATAA GTGGTCAGCTATAGCAGGTCATCTGCCAGGTAGGACtgataatgaaattaagaatttcTGGAACACTCATTTAAAGAAAAAGCTTCTGCAAATGGGATTGGATCCGGTGACTCATCGTCCAAGATCAGATCATCTTAATCTTCTATCCAGTCTTCAACAGTTGCTGACTGCTAccaacattttcacaaacagttTGGACATTAATGCTCTAAGGCTGCAATCAGATGCCACAGAACTAGCCAAACTCCAATTGCTGCATAACATGCTTCAGGTCCTTGTGGCTAGTCCTGCTTCAAACTTGGACCTGCTCAATCCTTTTGGATCATCACTGCCAGATGAAGTTTTGGGATTGGATCAGTCCAAGCTCCAAAACCTTTACAATAGTTCAACTGGTTTTCTTTCTCAGAATCAGTCAAACTTTTTTCAAAGCTTTGAAGCTCCTCCTCAGCAGCAAACTCTACCAACTGGGTATAACCACATGAATGGAGGAAGCAACAGGAGTTGCATGAAATCTGAAAAGGTTGATGAACAACTTGATGTCCCTTATTCATTTTCAACAGCATTAGATTCTCTTCCAAAACTGGTTTCAGCCTCACCCGAATGTTCAACTGGCAAACATATGGAAAACATGGTAAACCCAAATGAATTTTCTGACCCTTCTTCCACTTCAACCACCTTTGAAATGTGGGGAGATTTCATGTATGAGGAAGTAACTGATGCTTATTGGAAAGATCTCATAGA CCAAGATTGTAACCTGTAG